Proteins from a genomic interval of Granulicella sp. L56:
- a CDS encoding DUF4255 domain-containing protein, with protein MSTAFAMAATSAVLQHFLQNALSSVTMFGGSVTVSSKAPDLLQHDIIDGKAQQNQVNLFLHQVTYNPGWRNVGLPSLDADGKTPLKNPPLALDLHYLLTAYGSDDWQAEALLGNALMMLHRFPIIARKDITLALSLLPAGAFTVALQASKLADQIEMIKITPSTLGREEMAWLWTALKADYRPTFPFQVSVVLMQPESQLGFALPVLSRSIVANPIQPAQLLQVTPPNQQISAAPGDTVTVTGIYLKGATKVSLTYARLGIQTTVAATSVTNNSLQFVVPIETALLPFPAGIYDLAVLFTDALGNVTQTTASLPLAVAPIIQLVPAPVVANSATDTLVTLTFSPSARPNQTVSLSIGSQSVNAQPFTTDETTLEFLFAPPLAAGSQLARLQIDGAPSQVQVDWTATPPKFLGPMVTI; from the coding sequence ATGAGCACTGCATTCGCCATGGCCGCGACCTCCGCCGTTCTGCAGCACTTCCTGCAGAATGCGCTCAGCAGCGTCACCATGTTTGGAGGATCGGTGACGGTCTCCTCCAAAGCTCCGGACCTGCTCCAGCACGACATCATCGACGGAAAGGCCCAGCAGAACCAGGTCAATCTCTTTCTCCACCAGGTGACATACAACCCCGGCTGGCGCAACGTCGGCTTGCCTTCGCTCGACGCCGACGGAAAGACCCCTCTCAAAAATCCGCCACTCGCTCTCGATCTGCACTACCTTCTCACCGCCTACGGCTCCGACGACTGGCAGGCGGAGGCGCTTCTCGGTAACGCCCTGATGATGCTGCATCGATTTCCAATCATCGCGCGCAAAGACATCACCCTTGCGCTCAGCCTGCTTCCCGCTGGCGCGTTCACCGTGGCCTTGCAGGCCTCCAAACTGGCCGACCAGATCGAGATGATCAAGATCACCCCATCCACGCTGGGCCGCGAGGAGATGGCATGGTTGTGGACTGCCTTGAAAGCCGACTATCGCCCGACCTTTCCCTTCCAGGTCTCCGTCGTGCTCATGCAACCGGAGTCGCAGCTCGGCTTCGCTCTGCCTGTACTCAGTCGCAGCATCGTTGCCAACCCCATCCAACCCGCACAGCTCCTGCAGGTCACGCCGCCCAATCAGCAGATCTCCGCCGCTCCGGGCGATACCGTCACCGTCACCGGCATCTACCTCAAGGGCGCAACCAAGGTCTCGCTTACCTACGCGCGGCTGGGAATACAGACGACCGTGGCGGCCACTTCGGTCACAAACAATTCACTCCAATTTGTCGTGCCCATCGAAACGGCGCTGCTTCCCTTCCCCGCCGGTATCTACGACCTCGCGGTGCTCTTCACCGACGCGCTCGGCAATGTAACGCAAACAACCGCGTCGCTTCCGCTGGCCGTCGCTCCCATCATCCAACTCGTACCCGCGCCTGTCGTGGCCAACTCCGCAACCGACACTCTGGTCACCCTCACCTTCAGCCCGTCAGCCCGTCCAAACCAGACCGTTTCGCTCTCCATTGGCAGCCAATCGGTCAACGCGCAGCCGTTTACAACCGACGAGACCACGCTCGAATTCCTCTTCGCACCGCCACTGGCCGCTGGCAGCCAACTGGCCAGACTTCAGATCGACGGAGCCCCCAGCCAGGTTCAGGTCGACTGGACCGCCACTCCACCGAAGTTTCTTGGCCCCATGGTGACAATATGA
- a CDS encoding ATP-binding protein — MSTAQINAAEHDPTSTGSWAEANQACLVMEFARLRRKMDATGPQGDHPFRGPSIDDSQDQYRTSLNPPPAIDQIAETFELSTFERHVLLLCAGIEMDSTLAAQCSEALGFGRNDRRGAISFSLALAVLDDPHWSALAPSSPLRRFHLIELEPGHGLTSAPLRIDERILHYLAGVNQLDSRLELLLQTRSYPDWIAEEHAALANEAPRTLDIHSADAPVLHLCGDDPRGQEDVAAVIARNLGRQLFILPIENIGGLSAASSRLGHSETLSADQSEPASQLVSLWARESAILPAVLLVQCSTATLSAAATQLIERLPAPLILASRDPLILERRLMRLAVNKPHPASQKQLWAKALGPAGASLNGHLDEIAEQFRLNAETVASVGAFVGIATDDSGKVDPDRLWSTCRSLSRPRLDDLAQRILPVAGWDDLILPEPQKQALHQLAAQARHRMTVYESWGFAGKGRRGLGISALFAGASGTGKTLAAEVLARELRLDLYRIDLSAVVSKYIGESEKNLRQVFDAAEEGGVLLLFDECDALFGKRSEARDSHDRYANIEVSYLLQRMENFQGLAVLTTNFKSAMDKAFQRRLRFTVDFPFPGVPEREAIWQRAFPQKTPTSGLNIKRLAQLNMTGGNIRNIALNAAFLAAEAGSPVQMEHLLLATRQEAIKTERPLSENETRGWA; from the coding sequence ATGAGCACCGCACAAATCAACGCGGCGGAACACGACCCGACCTCAACAGGCTCATGGGCCGAGGCCAACCAGGCCTGCTTGGTAATGGAGTTTGCACGGCTCCGCCGCAAGATGGATGCAACCGGCCCACAGGGAGACCATCCATTCCGCGGTCCCTCAATCGACGACTCACAGGATCAATACCGCACGTCGCTCAATCCCCCGCCGGCCATCGACCAGATCGCTGAGACCTTCGAATTAAGCACCTTCGAGCGCCATGTCCTCCTGCTCTGCGCCGGTATCGAAATGGACTCGACCCTTGCCGCGCAATGCAGCGAAGCTCTCGGCTTTGGACGGAACGACCGGCGCGGAGCCATCTCGTTCTCTCTTGCCCTCGCCGTACTCGATGATCCTCACTGGAGCGCACTGGCGCCGTCATCGCCGCTGCGCCGATTCCACTTGATAGAGCTCGAACCCGGCCACGGCCTCACCTCCGCGCCGCTGCGGATCGACGAGCGCATTCTGCACTATCTTGCAGGCGTAAACCAACTGGACTCGCGCCTCGAACTCCTGCTGCAAACTCGCAGTTATCCCGATTGGATCGCCGAAGAACACGCTGCACTCGCGAACGAAGCTCCACGGACCCTGGACATCCACTCCGCAGATGCTCCCGTCCTCCACCTTTGCGGCGACGACCCGCGCGGACAGGAGGACGTGGCCGCCGTCATTGCCCGTAACCTTGGGCGGCAGCTCTTCATCCTTCCCATCGAAAACATCGGTGGCCTCTCCGCCGCATCCTCGCGGCTCGGACACTCTGAAACCTTGTCCGCAGATCAGTCTGAACCGGCATCTCAGTTAGTCTCGCTCTGGGCACGCGAATCAGCCATTCTTCCCGCGGTCCTGCTGGTGCAATGCAGCACGGCCACACTCTCCGCCGCGGCCACACAGTTGATAGAACGTCTCCCCGCTCCACTCATCCTTGCAAGCCGCGATCCCCTCATCCTTGAACGTCGCCTGATGCGCCTCGCGGTGAACAAGCCTCACCCCGCAAGCCAAAAGCAGCTCTGGGCAAAGGCTCTGGGACCGGCTGGCGCAAGCCTCAACGGACATCTCGATGAGATCGCCGAGCAGTTCCGCCTGAACGCCGAGACCGTCGCCTCCGTCGGTGCTTTTGTCGGCATCGCGACAGACGACTCCGGCAAAGTCGATCCCGACAGGCTTTGGAGCACCTGCCGCTCCCTTTCACGGCCACGCCTCGATGATCTGGCCCAGCGAATCCTGCCCGTCGCCGGATGGGACGACCTCATTCTGCCCGAGCCCCAGAAGCAGGCCCTTCACCAGTTGGCGGCACAGGCGCGCCATCGCATGACGGTATACGAGTCGTGGGGATTCGCCGGCAAGGGCCGCCGTGGTCTGGGCATCAGCGCTCTCTTCGCCGGAGCCAGCGGTACCGGCAAGACCCTCGCCGCCGAGGTGCTGGCACGGGAGCTGCGCCTCGATCTCTACCGCATCGATCTCTCCGCTGTCGTCAGCAAGTACATCGGCGAATCGGAAAAGAACCTCCGGCAAGTCTTCGACGCCGCCGAAGAAGGCGGGGTCTTGCTGCTCTTCGATGAGTGCGATGCCCTGTTCGGCAAACGTTCCGAAGCCAGGGACAGCCATGACCGCTACGCCAACATCGAGGTCAGCTATCTTCTGCAGCGCATGGAAAACTTTCAAGGCCTGGCGGTCCTCACGACGAACTTCAAATCCGCCATGGACAAGGCCTTTCAGCGCCGTCTGCGCTTCACTGTCGATTTTCCTTTTCCCGGCGTCCCCGAGCGCGAAGCCATCTGGCAGCGTGCCTTTCCTCAAAAAACACCGACCAGCGGCCTGAATATCAAGCGTCTCGCCCAACTCAACATGACCGGCGGCAACATCCGAAACATCGCCCTGAACGCCGCCTTCCTCGCCGCCGAAGCCGGTTCGCCCGTCCAGATGGAGCACCTGCTGCTGGCCACGCGCCAGGAGGCGATCAAGACCGAGCGCCCCCTCTCCGAAAACGAGACCAGGGGGTGGGCATGA
- a CDS encoding DUF4157 domain-containing protein — protein MSAASLVMLSREAEASSKKTSKSLRVNQPGDAYEREADRVADTVSAGGRIPGWSLASTGADQIQRDTNTTSALPPVQPIQMIGDPQDPPQANNYGDMLGKIAEAFLKTPAGKAILQHLTDDPLVQGVKDFVQTPQGVVVAGSTAIAAISGLAAAHKGLPVQLPQIPLDKFVPGLKMKIDVEGPLNHPTQGSLMFSYEGAPPKKKKGALTDKDRYRAETARIAEDQKDFRAGLAPHSQGPVASPQAQQQQADEQLARKAELRRLGNILQPGATHKPGEFTPLVPGAQPLSLGMRDADRIPATDATKNEKKEEIPVQRKAESACYDEQEAAPEVESVISSSGRPLDRETRRYMESHIGFDFSKVRIHTDSRAAASAKSLGARAYTVGNNVVFGAGRFGPSTTDGRRLLAHELTHVVQQGASPGKLNTRSVLPAVVTSAPRQIQRDPEEDSKGISFSDLGDFRKVLRKLSDKIPGYKLFTVIIGKDPLTGEAVTRNATNLIGEFLKLVGAEQTFKDLEQSGALKQAFDWLQSEVGKLNLSVEKLEELIAQAKKAAWDNKFNGVSAALRSAYEVFKPTLESVKTFAGNILHKVVEFAVDGALKLLDSTGVLKTIIGLGDAISGIVKDPKGFATNLIKALQQGFSQFGKDIVTNLKEALISWLFGELGNITPPKDITFGSIFTLMLQVLKLDYQANLRPKLVKELGEEVVSGVEHAVGIINTIRTKGLGAAWEEVKHLASDLLNSFLTEAQNWAITKVVQMAAFKIIQLVAPGGAILEALRAIYTTVEVIIQQAKKIQVLIDGIAKSISKIVAGQIGDAANYIENVLNGAIPVMISFLATYLGLGDVGEAIRQLLKKLTDKIGAGVDKIIKFIADKARALLAKGKEAVGKVLDWWKQRKEVTEGTEKHSIYLDGTEDQTRLLVASFPALTWSKFLADKADAVKSPTPEQKTAAEQIKVKAPELEKRLPPSKDDKEKAANVEAKRKLFDEVAALIVVLGLHREAAEPASLITFKPLGKDDGGTGAIASPLTSNFKAGTPPSDKPAIWTKLGSLLKKKNYKRGHLINENLGGPGIRSNLTPINTKANADHLAKIESKVKTAVLDEHKVMTYTVDAIYDTRGESEKPKQMIELEKLRSQRKLTTDEATELAEFQAEQNLCTHFNYEAFELENKGAGWVPKKNSELKFKGKVENKIEL, from the coding sequence ATGAGCGCCGCGTCCCTGGTCATGCTGTCCCGCGAAGCGGAGGCGTCTTCGAAGAAGACCTCAAAATCTCTGCGCGTCAATCAGCCAGGAGACGCTTACGAGCGAGAGGCCGACCGCGTCGCCGATACCGTCTCCGCAGGTGGACGCATTCCCGGCTGGTCGCTCGCCTCCACCGGCGCAGACCAGATTCAACGCGACACCAACACCACGTCTGCACTTCCGCCCGTGCAGCCTATCCAGATGATCGGCGATCCACAGGACCCGCCTCAGGCCAACAACTACGGCGATATGCTCGGCAAGATCGCCGAGGCCTTTCTGAAGACCCCTGCCGGAAAAGCTATCCTGCAGCACCTGACCGACGATCCGCTGGTGCAGGGCGTCAAAGATTTTGTTCAGACTCCTCAGGGGGTTGTCGTGGCCGGCAGTACCGCCATCGCTGCCATCTCCGGTTTAGCTGCCGCCCACAAGGGGCTTCCGGTCCAGCTTCCGCAAATCCCTCTCGATAAATTTGTCCCCGGCCTCAAGATGAAGATCGACGTCGAGGGCCCCCTCAACCATCCCACGCAGGGCTCGCTGATGTTCAGCTACGAAGGCGCGCCGCCGAAGAAAAAGAAAGGCGCGCTCACCGATAAAGACCGGTACCGCGCAGAGACCGCGCGCATCGCCGAAGATCAGAAAGACTTCCGTGCAGGCTTGGCACCCCACTCTCAGGGGCCGGTAGCTTCCCCCCAGGCGCAGCAACAGCAGGCTGACGAGCAGTTGGCACGCAAGGCAGAGTTGCGCCGACTGGGCAACATCCTCCAGCCCGGAGCCACGCACAAGCCCGGAGAGTTCACGCCCCTTGTCCCCGGCGCGCAGCCTCTCAGCCTGGGCATGAGAGATGCCGACCGCATTCCGGCCACCGACGCAACAAAGAATGAGAAGAAGGAAGAGATTCCCGTCCAGCGAAAGGCAGAAAGCGCCTGCTACGACGAGCAGGAGGCCGCACCCGAGGTCGAGTCCGTCATCAGCTCCTCGGGCCGTCCGCTCGACCGCGAGACCCGCCGCTACATGGAGTCGCACATCGGCTTCGACTTCAGCAAAGTCCGCATCCACACCGACTCCCGTGCCGCCGCCTCCGCCAAATCGCTGGGCGCCCGCGCCTACACCGTAGGCAACAACGTCGTCTTCGGTGCCGGACGCTTTGGGCCGAGCACAACGGATGGCCGCCGCCTACTGGCACATGAACTCACTCACGTCGTGCAACAAGGCGCGAGCCCAGGAAAGTTAAATACCAGGAGCGTCCTCCCCGCCGTCGTCACATCTGCGCCGCGTCAGATCCAACGCGATCCCGAAGAGGACAGCAAAGGAATCAGCTTTTCTGACCTGGGCGATTTCAGGAAAGTTTTACGGAAGCTCTCTGACAAGATTCCCGGCTATAAGCTGTTTACCGTCATTATCGGCAAGGACCCGCTCACCGGCGAGGCGGTCACACGCAATGCAACGAATCTCATAGGGGAGTTTCTCAAACTTGTTGGCGCAGAGCAAACCTTCAAAGACCTTGAGCAGTCGGGCGCGCTCAAACAGGCCTTCGACTGGCTTCAGAGTGAGGTCGGCAAGCTAAATCTCTCCGTTGAAAAACTCGAGGAACTCATCGCACAAGCGAAGAAAGCCGCCTGGGACAATAAGTTCAACGGCGTTTCAGCCGCTCTGCGCAGTGCATACGAAGTCTTCAAACCCACGTTAGAGAGTGTGAAGACATTTGCCGGCAATATCCTCCACAAGGTGGTCGAGTTCGCTGTCGACGGTGCACTCAAGCTGCTCGACAGCACGGGCGTTCTCAAGACCATCATCGGTTTGGGAGACGCCATCTCCGGCATCGTGAAAGACCCCAAAGGTTTCGCTACAAACCTGATCAAAGCGCTCCAGCAGGGATTCAGCCAGTTCGGAAAAGATATCGTCACGAATCTGAAGGAAGCTCTCATTAGTTGGCTCTTCGGCGAACTGGGCAACATCACACCGCCCAAAGACATCACCTTTGGGTCGATCTTCACCTTAATGCTTCAGGTGCTGAAACTCGACTATCAGGCGAACCTTCGGCCAAAGCTGGTGAAGGAACTCGGCGAAGAGGTGGTTTCAGGCGTTGAGCACGCCGTTGGCATCATCAATACGATTCGCACGAAAGGGCTGGGCGCGGCATGGGAAGAAGTGAAGCATCTGGCCAGCGATCTGTTGAACTCCTTCCTCACGGAGGCGCAGAACTGGGCAATTACAAAGGTCGTCCAGATGGCTGCCTTCAAGATCATTCAACTGGTCGCTCCGGGGGGGGCGATTCTCGAGGCTCTCCGGGCGATATACACCACCGTCGAGGTCATCATTCAGCAAGCAAAAAAGATCCAGGTGCTGATCGATGGAATCGCGAAATCCATCTCCAAGATCGTCGCCGGTCAGATTGGCGACGCCGCAAACTATATCGAGAACGTTCTGAACGGTGCTATTCCCGTCATGATCAGCTTTCTTGCCACCTACCTGGGCCTGGGCGACGTCGGCGAAGCGATTCGGCAACTTCTCAAGAAGCTCACCGACAAGATCGGTGCGGGCGTCGACAAGATCATCAAGTTCATCGCCGATAAAGCCAGGGCCCTGCTGGCCAAGGGCAAGGAAGCTGTGGGCAAGGTTCTGGACTGGTGGAAGCAGCGCAAAGAAGTCACCGAGGGAACCGAAAAACACTCTATCTATTTGGATGGGACTGAAGACCAGACCAGGCTGCTGGTCGCCAGTTTCCCCGCGCTCACATGGAGCAAGTTCCTTGCCGACAAGGCCGATGCGGTCAAGTCACCAACGCCAGAACAGAAAACCGCCGCGGAACAAATCAAGGTCAAAGCGCCCGAGCTTGAGAAGCGGCTGCCGCCCTCGAAAGATGACAAAGAAAAAGCAGCGAACGTCGAAGCAAAGCGAAAGTTGTTCGATGAGGTCGCCGCCTTGATTGTCGTCCTGGGACTGCACCGCGAAGCCGCAGAGCCTGCCTCCCTGATCACCTTCAAACCACTTGGAAAAGACGACGGCGGCACGGGGGCCATCGCCTCACCCCTCACTTCCAACTTCAAAGCGGGCACCCCACCTTCCGACAAGCCGGCGATTTGGACAAAGCTGGGAAGCCTCCTCAAAAAGAAAAACTACAAACGAGGACATCTTATCAATGAGAATCTGGGCGGCCCCGGCATTCGTAGCAACCTGACTCCCATCAACACCAAAGCCAACGCCGACCACTTGGCCAAAATCGAATCGAAAGTAAAAACCGCAGTTCTCGACGAGCACAAAGTCATGACCTATACGGTCGACGCAATCTACGACACTCGCGGCGAATCGGAAAAGCCAAAGCAAATGATCGAGCTTGAAAAGTTGCGTTCACAGAGAAAACTGACCACCGACGAAGCAACAGAACTGGCGGAATTCCAGGCCGAGCAGAATCTCTGCACCCACTTCAACTACGAGGCATTTGAGTTGGAAAACAAGGGCGCAGGATGGGTTCCCAAGAAAAACTCAGAATTGAAATTCAAGGGCAAAGTAGAAAACAAAATCGAATTGTAG
- a CDS encoding LysM domain-containing protein: MNYPLQTLIQLGVVPSVSFPTDSRYYGSATLQYTAPNGEVITYLARRFVPQPGAPNFATIAQHTVHQGDRLDLIAAKYLGDPLIFWLLCDANGAIAPNDLLANPGHVLAIVTPQGVPGVPNT; encoded by the coding sequence ATGAACTACCCTCTGCAAACCCTCATCCAACTGGGCGTGGTGCCGTCGGTAAGCTTTCCCACCGACAGCCGCTACTACGGTTCAGCCACATTGCAATACACCGCGCCCAATGGCGAGGTGATCACGTATCTGGCACGGCGCTTTGTGCCTCAGCCCGGCGCGCCCAACTTCGCCACCATCGCCCAGCACACCGTGCATCAGGGCGACCGGCTCGACCTCATCGCCGCCAAATATCTTGGCGACCCGCTGATCTTCTGGCTGCTCTGCGATGCCAATGGAGCCATCGCCCCCAACGACCTGCTCGCCAATCCCGGACATGTCCTCGCCATTGTCACGCCGCAGGGCGTGCCCGGCGTGCCAAACACTTAA
- a CDS encoding phage baseplate assembly protein V: MSPQDSSVGGSANRYYGKYRGLVVDNVDPLQIGRVMLQCADVLGDIPGSWALPCVPAAGMQAGMFIVPPIGSQVWVEFEQGNPDYPIWTGGFWGLVADVPVFATAPPAIPPGQNIVLQTSGQNTLILSDAPPTPATGGIILMAGTAMIVVNETGIYLSNGQGATITMIGPAVAINQTALTVVGA; encoded by the coding sequence ATGAGCCCACAGGATTCCAGCGTAGGCGGAAGCGCCAATCGCTACTACGGCAAATATCGCGGCCTCGTCGTCGACAATGTCGATCCGCTGCAGATCGGCCGCGTCATGCTGCAATGCGCCGACGTGCTTGGCGACATCCCCGGCAGTTGGGCGCTTCCCTGCGTCCCCGCCGCAGGCATGCAGGCCGGCATGTTCATCGTTCCGCCCATCGGCTCGCAGGTATGGGTCGAGTTCGAGCAGGGCAACCCCGATTACCCCATCTGGACCGGCGGCTTCTGGGGCCTCGTCGCGGATGTTCCCGTCTTCGCCACCGCACCGCCCGCCATTCCGCCCGGCCAGAACATCGTCCTCCAGACCAGCGGACAAAACACCCTCATCCTCAGTGACGCGCCACCAACTCCTGCAACCGGCGGCATCATCCTCATGGCGGGCACAGCCATGATCGTCGTCAACGAAACGGGCATTTACCTCAGCAACGGGCAGGGCGCGACCATCACTATGATCGGCCCCGCCGTAGCCATCAACCAGACCGCTCTCACCGTCGTGGGCGCCTAA